A part of Paenibacillus sp. IHBB 10380 genomic DNA contains:
- a CDS encoding response regulator transcription factor — translation MEDLKHKKILIVDDEHEIRNMIDGFLRKEGFTRVYHAGNCQEAIAICLADKPAIAILDIMLPDGDGFTLLSSIRRFSQMPILFLSARGEDEHRLLGLGLGADDYMVKPFLPRELVLRLLVILRRVYAPPRHEPQPIFKLGEHTVDLEGAVVQCRAGEQPLTAKEHALLTKLYENRGRIVTSDALCQSVWGDDYYGYENTLMVHIRRIREKIETTPSSPEHLLTVRGLGYKLIMKEE, via the coding sequence ATGGAAGATTTAAAACACAAAAAAATACTCATCGTTGATGATGAGCATGAAATCCGCAATATGATTGATGGGTTTCTACGCAAGGAAGGCTTTACTCGTGTATATCATGCGGGGAATTGCCAAGAAGCTATCGCGATCTGCCTGGCGGACAAGCCAGCTATCGCAATTTTGGATATCATGTTACCGGATGGCGATGGTTTTACCCTACTCTCTTCAATACGTCGTTTTTCACAAATGCCGATTCTTTTTCTCTCCGCAAGAGGTGAGGATGAACACCGATTACTCGGGCTTGGACTTGGCGCGGATGATTATATGGTCAAGCCATTTTTACCACGTGAACTCGTTCTTCGTCTTTTAGTCATATTACGACGTGTATATGCTCCACCAAGGCATGAGCCACAACCCATATTCAAACTGGGAGAACATACTGTCGATCTTGAAGGCGCCGTGGTGCAATGTAGAGCAGGTGAGCAACCATTAACAGCCAAAGAGCATGCGCTACTTACTAAACTTTATGAAAACCGGGGGCGTATTGTCACGAGCGATGCTTTATGTCAATCGGTGTGGGGCGACGACTACTACGGTTATGAGAATACCTTAATGGTGCATATCAGGCGTATTCGGGAAAAAATCGAGACAACCCCTTCTAGCCCCGAACACTTGCTTACTGTAAGAGGACTTGGCTATAAACTGATCATGAAGGAGGAGTAA
- a CDS encoding ABC transporter ATP-binding protein: MNTIISTHNLSKRYGDAYRVSKVDLAVYEGDVYGFLGPNGAGKSTTLKMLLGLAKPTDGQVVVFGKEFDKNRQFILSQTGSLIESPSYYGHLTGLENMRIMQRLRDVPDKNVFDALKIVRLENQKDKKVGQYSLGMKQRLGIAMALVAFPKLLILDEPTNGLDPAGIGEIRELIQSLPQRYGITVLISSHLLSEIEQIATSVGIISDGKLLFQGSMDLLQRKSQSSIAIKTTDNETAKKLLHSQGLLPIINENYLTFKGMNDAQVAQTNRTLIDAGLDVIRIEEHKKSLESIFLELTGKERSL, translated from the coding sequence ATGAATACGATTATTTCAACGCACAATCTCTCAAAACGCTATGGTGACGCATATCGGGTAAGTAAGGTGGATCTAGCTGTATACGAAGGTGATGTGTATGGCTTTCTCGGCCCGAATGGAGCGGGGAAATCGACCACCCTTAAAATGCTTCTGGGACTTGCTAAGCCTACCGATGGTCAAGTTGTTGTCTTTGGCAAGGAGTTCGATAAAAACCGTCAGTTTATTCTGAGTCAAACAGGATCACTTATCGAATCCCCTTCTTATTACGGTCATCTTACCGGATTAGAGAACATGCGTATTATGCAGCGCCTGCGAGATGTGCCGGACAAAAATGTGTTTGATGCTCTGAAAATTGTCCGTTTGGAAAATCAAAAGGATAAAAAAGTGGGGCAATATTCTCTTGGGATGAAGCAGCGCCTTGGAATCGCGATGGCATTGGTTGCTTTTCCGAAACTTCTAATACTCGATGAGCCGACAAATGGACTTGACCCGGCTGGAATAGGTGAAATCCGGGAACTTATTCAATCATTGCCGCAGCGTTACGGTATTACCGTCTTAATTTCAAGCCATTTGTTATCAGAGATTGAGCAAATTGCCACTTCGGTTGGCATTATAAGCGATGGAAAACTGCTGTTTCAAGGTAGTATGGATTTGCTGCAACGCAAAAGTCAGTCTTCTATTGCTATCAAAACAACAGATAACGAAACAGCGAAAAAGTTGCTTCACAGCCAGGGACTTTTGCCGATCATCAACGAAAATTACCTAACTTTTAAAGGTATGAACGATGCACAGGTGGCGCAAACGAACAGAACGCTCATAGATGCAGGGCTGGACGTAATCCGTATTGAAGAACACAAGAAAAGTTTAGAGAGCATATTCCTTGAACTTACGGGAAAGGAGAGAAGTCTTTAA